GGCGGCGCTAACGGATAGCGAAAAAGACCCAGAAATCCGTGTAGTGGTCATCACTGGTGCTGGCCGGGCCTTTTGCGCTGGCGCGGACCTCAAGTCCGCCGTGGCGCTGAATGATAAGCCGCAGGA
Above is a genomic segment from Chloroflexota bacterium containing:
- a CDS encoding enoyl-CoA hydratase/isomerase family protein, with protein sequence MQYKNIIFEKKNRIAKITLNRPKELNSIDMDTHLELQAALTDSEKDPEIRVVVITGAGRAFCAGADLKSAVALNDKPQ